A window from Leifsonia shinshuensis encodes these proteins:
- the purQ gene encoding phosphoribosylformylglycinamidine synthase subunit PurQ, which produces MRIGVITFPGSLDDRDALRAVRLAGAEPVALWHGEHDLQGVDALVLPGGFSYGDYLRCGAIASLSPIMTEVVDAAQKGMPVLGICNGFQMLAEAHLVAGGLIRNDHGTFIRRDQHLTVENTQTPWTNGFEQGQEIVIPLKNGEGGFIASAEELKRLEGEGLVVFRYAGVNPNGSLDDIAGVRNERGNVVGLMPHPEHAVEPGFGPDTHDAMRSGTDGLTFFTSVIRSALVEA; this is translated from the coding sequence ATGCGCATCGGCGTCATCACCTTCCCTGGCTCGCTCGACGACCGCGACGCGCTCCGCGCCGTCCGCCTCGCCGGCGCCGAGCCGGTCGCGCTGTGGCACGGCGAGCACGACCTCCAGGGCGTGGACGCCCTCGTGCTCCCCGGCGGCTTCAGCTACGGCGACTACCTGCGCTGCGGCGCCATCGCCTCCCTCTCGCCGATCATGACCGAGGTCGTGGATGCGGCGCAGAAGGGGATGCCCGTGCTCGGCATCTGCAACGGCTTCCAGATGCTGGCCGAGGCGCACCTGGTCGCGGGCGGCCTGATCCGCAACGACCACGGCACCTTCATCCGGCGCGACCAGCACCTGACCGTCGAGAACACGCAGACGCCGTGGACGAACGGCTTCGAGCAGGGCCAGGAGATCGTCATCCCGCTGAAGAACGGCGAGGGCGGCTTCATCGCCTCGGCCGAGGAGCTGAAGCGGCTCGAGGGCGAGGGCCTCGTCGTCTTCCGCTACGCGGGCGTGAACCCGAACGGCTCGCTCGACGACATCGCGGGCGTGCGCAACGAGCGCGGCAACGTGGTCGGCCTCATGCCGCACCCCGAGCACGCGGTCGAGCCGGGCTTCGGCCCCGACACCCACGACGCCATGCGCTCGGGCACCGACGGCCTCACCTTCTTCACCTCCGTCATCCGCTCGGCGCTCGTCGAGGCCTGA
- the purS gene encoding phosphoribosylformylglycinamidine synthase subunit PurS, with product MPTIVVEVMPKAELLDPQGKAVAGALARTGRGVVSGVRVGKRFELTVDGPIDDAVRATVEEIAGEILSNSVIEDVVGIHYPAEVDA from the coding sequence GTGCCGACCATCGTTGTAGAAGTGATGCCCAAGGCCGAGCTGCTCGACCCGCAGGGGAAGGCGGTCGCCGGAGCCCTGGCCCGCACCGGACGCGGCGTCGTCAGCGGTGTGCGCGTCGGCAAGCGCTTCGAACTGACCGTCGACGGCCCGATCGACGACGCCGTGCGCGCCACGGTCGAGGAGATCGCGGGCGAGATCCTCTCCAACTCGGTGATCGAAGACGTCGTGGGCATCCACTACCCGGCCGAGGTGGACGCCTGA
- a CDS encoding RNA polymerase sigma factor, protein MRGIRIDEPDVLERVNAGDPDAFGALFDLHHDRVFRQAIRLTASIHDAEDVTAVVFLEAWRRRDAMRVVNGSVIGWLLVMTNFVFRNYARSSRRYRDGLRQLPPPEHAPDHSDAVDDRIDRDARRAALRTALATLPRRDQDILTLCVLEELSTAEAADALGVAPGTVKSRLSRAKSRLAALLDDQAALQTNGGAR, encoded by the coding sequence GTGAGGGGTATCCGAATCGACGAGCCGGACGTGCTCGAACGCGTGAACGCCGGTGATCCGGATGCGTTCGGGGCACTGTTCGACCTGCACCACGACCGCGTGTTCCGCCAGGCCATCCGGCTGACGGCGTCGATCCACGACGCGGAGGACGTGACAGCCGTCGTGTTCCTGGAGGCGTGGCGCCGACGGGATGCGATGCGGGTCGTGAACGGCTCGGTCATCGGCTGGCTGCTGGTGATGACGAACTTCGTCTTCCGCAATTACGCCCGATCGTCGCGCCGCTACCGCGACGGACTGCGACAGCTCCCGCCTCCCGAGCACGCCCCCGACCATTCGGACGCCGTCGACGACCGCATCGACAGGGATGCGCGCCGGGCGGCACTGCGCACGGCGCTCGCGACGCTGCCGAGACGCGACCAGGACATCCTGACGCTCTGCGTACTCGAAGAACTCAGCACGGCCGAGGCCGCGGACGCGCTGGGAGTGGCGCCCGGAACGGTCAAGTCGCGGCTGTCCCGGGCGAAGAGCCGACTGGCGGCCCTGCTCGACGATCAGGCCGCACTGCAGACGAACGGAGGAGCGCGATGA